One genomic segment of Capricornis sumatraensis isolate serow.1 chromosome X, serow.2, whole genome shotgun sequence includes these proteins:
- the SMPX gene encoding small muscular protein, with product MSKQPVSNVRAIQANINIPMGAFRPGAGQPPRRKECTPETEECAPPTSDEEKKPIPGAKKLPAVNLSEIQNIKSELKYVPKAEQ from the exons ATGTCGAAACAGCCAGTTTCCAATGTCAGAGCCATCCAG GCAAATATCAATATCCCAATGGGAGCCTTTCGGCCAGGAGCTGGGCAACCCCCCAGAAGAAAAGAATGTACTCCGGAGACGGAGGAG tgtGCTCCTCCCACTTCGGACGAGGAGAAGAAGCCAATTCCAGGAGCTAAGAAACTTCCAGCGGTCAACCTATCGGAGATCCAGAACATTAAAAGTGAACTGAAGTATGTCCCCAAAGCTGAACAGTAG